One Nocardia iowensis DNA window includes the following coding sequences:
- a CDS encoding ROK family transcriptional regulator: MSRVGNPQLLRTMNERLLLDYLRLSGPASRGELAKASGLSKPTVSAALSGLEQAGLVQLVGSLSGRPGPTTALYDVNVRAGVVAGVDIGRNWIRLAIADLRGEFIGRRDVRNTARSAADLVRRVRTLADEVATEAGIAWSAVHYVVIGSPGVLNSQTGRLDYAQNLPGWGRAGLVAQLRAALEVESTIENDINLAALGELTLGAGAGVRNFVLISIGTGVGMGIVINGELYVGNTGAAGEVSFLPASEVDAPPLDARARGMTETVAAAGGVARAAAQAGLPAASAKEVFAAAVAGDPRARAVVESEGRRIGALITAVAAILDPELVVLSGGIGNNLELLGDAIARRMAELGPLRPRIVASTLGDDGVLTGAVSRALAVARDQLFERRSAGA, translated from the coding sequence ATGAGTAGGGTCGGCAATCCCCAGCTCCTTCGGACGATGAACGAGCGGCTGCTGCTCGACTACCTGCGGCTCAGCGGGCCCGCATCGCGCGGCGAGCTCGCCAAGGCCAGCGGTTTGTCGAAACCGACCGTGTCGGCGGCACTTTCGGGCCTGGAGCAAGCGGGTCTCGTGCAACTGGTCGGTTCGCTGAGCGGCCGACCAGGACCGACCACCGCGCTCTACGACGTGAATGTACGCGCCGGTGTGGTTGCGGGCGTCGATATCGGCCGGAACTGGATTCGCCTCGCAATCGCCGACCTGCGTGGCGAATTCATCGGCCGCCGCGACGTGCGCAACACCGCACGCTCCGCCGCCGATCTGGTGCGGCGGGTGCGCACACTGGCCGACGAGGTCGCGACCGAGGCCGGGATCGCTTGGTCGGCAGTGCATTACGTGGTCATCGGCAGTCCCGGGGTGCTCAACTCGCAGACCGGCCGCCTGGACTATGCGCAGAACCTGCCCGGCTGGGGCCGCGCCGGTCTCGTCGCACAGTTGCGCGCGGCACTGGAGGTCGAGTCGACCATCGAGAACGACATCAACCTTGCCGCACTCGGCGAGCTGACGCTCGGTGCGGGAGCGGGTGTTCGCAACTTCGTGCTCATCTCGATCGGCACCGGCGTCGGCATGGGCATCGTGATCAACGGCGAGCTCTACGTCGGCAATACCGGTGCGGCGGGCGAAGTCTCGTTCCTACCCGCCAGCGAGGTCGACGCTCCCCCGCTCGATGCCCGCGCGCGCGGCATGACCGAAACCGTCGCCGCGGCGGGTGGTGTCGCCCGTGCGGCCGCGCAGGCCGGGCTGCCGGCGGCGTCGGCGAAGGAGGTCTTCGCCGCAGCGGTCGCGGGTGACCCGAGGGCTCGGGCCGTCGTCGAATCGGAGGGCCGTCGGATCGGCGCGCTCATCACCGCGGTCGCCGCGATTCTCGATCCGGAGCTCGTCGTGCTCAGCGGCGGCATCGGGAACAATCTCGAGCTGCTCGGGGACGCGATCGCTCGGCGGATGGCCGAGCTGGGCCCGCTGCGGCCGCGCATCGTCGCGAGCACGCTCGGCGACGACGGGGTGCTCACCGGCGCCGTTTCCCGTGCCCTCGCCGTCGCCCGTGATCAGCTGTTCGAAAGGCGTTCGGCGGGCGCCTGA
- a CDS encoding sugar ABC transporter substrate-binding protein, translating to MRRIQLLTAAAAAFVLAAGCSSGDSAKDANSGGDNPTIALLLPESKTTRYEAFDRPLFEAKVKQLCGNCNVLYFNADQDAAKQQGQFESALTQGADVFVFDAVNADAVAPQVNKAQQKKIPVIAYDRLISGIGYDYYVSFDNVKVGRVQGEALLAELNKRGTTDKGQLVVINGSPTDPSAGDYKKGAHEALDGKVKIGREFDTPDWSPDKAQQQMEQAITALGKDAIVGVYSANDGMAGGAIAALKRAGYATLPPLTGQDAELAGVQRILTGEQTMTIYLDYRAQAERAAELAVALTKGERPTAPAKTNNGATDIPSYLLDAIAVGKDNIKDTIVKDGLYTVADICTPDVAAACQAAGIK from the coding sequence ATGCGTCGAATTCAGCTCCTCACCGCGGCGGCGGCCGCATTCGTCCTGGCGGCAGGCTGTAGCTCCGGCGACAGCGCGAAAGACGCGAACTCGGGTGGCGACAACCCGACAATCGCGCTGCTGCTCCCGGAATCCAAGACCACCCGATACGAAGCCTTCGACCGTCCGCTCTTCGAGGCGAAGGTCAAGCAACTCTGCGGCAACTGCAACGTGCTCTACTTCAACGCCGATCAAGACGCGGCGAAACAGCAGGGCCAGTTCGAATCCGCGCTCACCCAGGGCGCCGACGTCTTCGTGTTCGACGCGGTAAACGCCGATGCCGTTGCGCCGCAAGTGAACAAGGCGCAACAGAAGAAGATCCCGGTGATCGCCTACGACCGGCTGATCTCCGGCATCGGCTACGACTACTACGTGTCCTTCGACAACGTGAAGGTCGGCAGGGTGCAGGGCGAGGCCCTGCTCGCCGAGCTGAACAAACGCGGCACCACCGACAAGGGACAGCTCGTGGTGATCAACGGATCGCCGACCGACCCCAGTGCGGGCGACTACAAGAAGGGCGCGCACGAGGCGCTGGACGGAAAGGTGAAGATCGGCCGCGAATTCGACACTCCGGACTGGTCTCCCGACAAGGCGCAGCAGCAGATGGAGCAGGCCATCACCGCGCTCGGCAAGGACGCGATCGTCGGCGTGTACTCGGCCAACGACGGCATGGCCGGTGGCGCGATCGCGGCGCTGAAGCGGGCCGGTTACGCGACGCTGCCGCCACTGACCGGGCAGGACGCGGAACTCGCCGGCGTGCAACGGATTCTGACCGGCGAGCAGACCATGACCATTTATCTCGACTACCGCGCGCAGGCGGAGCGCGCGGCCGAGCTCGCGGTCGCCCTGACCAAGGGCGAACGACCCACGGCGCCGGCGAAGACCAACAACGGCGCGACCGACATCCCGTCGTATCTGCTCGACGCGATCGCGGTCGGCAAGGACAACATCAAGGACACCATCGTCAAGGACGGTCTGTACACCGTCGCCGATATCTGCACGCCCGACGTCGCGGCGGCTTGCCAAGCCGCGGGGATCAAATGA
- a CDS encoding ATP-binding cassette domain-containing protein, translating to MTARTTVLSARGLTKRYGAVQALAGADLQVHAGEVVALVGDNGAGKSTLVKAISGVTVADEGEIVFAGETVRITRPQDAQALGITTVFQDLALCDNLDVVGNLHLGSETRICGVLDEIEMERSARDMLASLDVKIKNVRAPVSALSGGQRQSVAIARALLGRPRMVILDEPTAALGVEQTAQVLALIGRLRERGLGVLLISHNLVDVRSVSDRVVVLRLGRNAGEFETAKATQEDIVAAITGAAA from the coding sequence ATGACAGCTCGCACAACGGTTCTCTCGGCCCGCGGGCTCACCAAGCGCTATGGTGCCGTGCAGGCGCTGGCGGGTGCGGATCTCCAGGTGCACGCGGGCGAGGTGGTCGCGCTGGTCGGTGACAACGGTGCGGGCAAATCGACACTGGTGAAGGCGATCTCGGGCGTCACCGTGGCCGACGAGGGCGAGATCGTCTTCGCGGGCGAAACCGTGCGGATCACCCGGCCGCAGGACGCCCAGGCGCTCGGCATCACGACGGTGTTCCAGGATCTCGCGTTGTGCGACAACCTCGATGTCGTTGGCAACCTGCATCTCGGTTCGGAGACAAGGATTTGCGGCGTGCTCGACGAGATCGAGATGGAGCGCAGCGCCCGGGACATGCTCGCCTCGCTGGACGTGAAGATCAAGAATGTGCGCGCGCCGGTGTCCGCGTTGTCAGGTGGGCAGCGCCAGTCGGTCGCCATCGCGCGGGCGCTGCTCGGCCGGCCGAGAATGGTGATCCTCGATGAGCCCACCGCTGCACTCGGTGTCGAACAGACCGCACAGGTCCTCGCGTTGATCGGCCGCCTGCGCGAGCGCGGCCTCGGCGTGCTGTTGATTTCGCACAACCTGGTCGATGTGCGGTCGGTCAGCGATCGGGTCGTTGTGCTGCGATTGGGCCGCAACGCAGGCGAATTCGAGACCGCCAAAGCGACTCAAGAGGATATCGTGGCAGCGATCACCGGAGCGGCCGCATGA